The genomic region AAATATTTTAGTTGTAGAACACAGCaaatgcaaaaataataataataataataataaaaataaataaataaataaaaacaatcataataatgataataaaaatataaaggaaACGTGGAAATTTTCTCagccatattcctcctcctcctcactgtcaaGTGTCTAGATATAAGAAAACTAGCAGCAGCGGGAGCCTCCCCCTCTGCAGCaggagaaaaatattttttgccccGCCTCCTGTGCTAAACCACACCCTGTCCATCAGCCGAAGATCGAGGGGATCAGCTGAATAGATCAAACCCTGTCTAATCTACAGGATTTCTACAAGACTGTATCAGCAGTTATAAAGAAATACAGTATAAGCTGTAAGAAATCTGAGTACTGGATATTGTAGCCACCTAGAGGAAatcgaaaaagtaaaaaaaaaaaagtaaaagaaatgttaaaaaatgaaaatatttaaatcacccctctttccctacaataaaaaataaatatataaacaacaaaaaaacaaacatcatgggcatcgccatgtCTGAAAATgctcatactattaaaatataacaatatttatcccatatggtgaacggtgtaacggaaaaaaatatctttgccattttttcatctctcatcccccaaaaatgtaataaaatgtgatcaaaaagttatatacactccaaaattgtatcaataaaaactacagatcgttcagcaaaaaatgagccccaattGTGTGGTAACCGGAACCCGAAACCGAACttctaaaacagaagttcgctcatccctagagatAACGTcaacttaggccccatgcacacagccgATGTCGGGCACCGGACGTTTGTGTACCGCATCATGGATGAggacctatttacttgaatggggccgcaatcTGGAGGTGGGGAACGGAGACACGGAACCCCATGGTAGCACTACGGAGAGTTTCCGTGGGTTTTTTGTCCGTGCCTCTGTGGACTGCGGGTTGCAGCACACAGAGGGTGTCAGTGCATTGCAGCACaggaacgtttgtgtgcatgaggacttaccggaataccccttttagtacaaagtatattagaaagttgcagaactttttgTTATTTAGTGAATAaagctggaaaccccctttaggaTTCGTGCAGATAGTTCTGCAATCTATTGACAGGTGTAAGAAAGATACCAATATAAAAGatagtaaaatatattttgtttCTGTCTCATACTTTCTGAGTTTTCGCTTGATTTTACTTTTTTCTGTCCTCTTCCACACAGTGTAGAAATGGGAGCGCCCCCTTTAGTTCTAGCTGCTGCGAACTTGGTGAAGGGGATCAGCTATAAGTACAAGGAAGAAATGGTGGCCCATCTCATTGTGGCGGGCtgggatcagaagaatggagggCAGGTGAGTAATAAAATTAAAGAAGAACGCcggttctttctttctttctttatttatttgctatgggcaactaagccagttctacatcagtttgataaatgaccccttacaTTTCCAGTGTTTTGTCAGTAACCAGCACGATTGGGGTCAGTATAGGGGTGTGGAGGAGAGAGCTCCAGAAGGAGGATTTACCGTAATTTTTTTGGTAGGTGGTGTTCAGATGGCTTTACATTGTGGGCAGAATTAGTGACGCACCTCCAATGGAGGCAGATCACACGACTGCTATGGGGTCTAGGGGAACAGTTGCCCAGCACTGAATTCCTTCTGTTGTGAAGATATGAAGACACTGCATTTTAataaagccaccactaggagaGCTCAGTGCAAACAGATAATTGCAACTTCCATTGTagacaatggtaactgtataagtactgagctccccctagtggtggctaaagGCGGATAGCTTTGTAATATGTGAAGTGGGAGATGTATCAATGTATTATATAGTGTATAATATAGTTTTCAGAATGAGTGCCATATTTATGAATCACCAATTCCACCTTTTCTGACATGGAAGTCTAATAAAGTGGGTAAGACTCAGGGAGAattgtttttattaaatgtttttaaattaaaatgtattCTGCTTTATACTAGAAATTGTAAATTTGTCAGAAATCCAGGTCACTGTGCTTGGCGCTCCATGTTGCTTAGGGGTGTTTTCATGCACGTGTCCTGGGAAACTGGGTGGGGCTGGAGGTCCATACCTTGAGACCTGTGTATGCCCCTGGATGGAAGCTGATGCCAAAAAAAAGGTGCACACACCTGGTAGTAATATTCAAGCGATTCGGTTCCAACCATGATATGAACTGTAGCTGCAGCTCTCAGACATGTGTAGGGGTCTCCGACCCTGGTCTGAGGTTTAATGTACAGCAATGTTCCCCAACCGTTGTCCTGAAAGCCAAGGATAACACTCCCCCTACCCATGGCTCCTCAGCTATTAGCAGCTGTAGATATTATGTGAGAACTGCACCATGGTTAACACCATGTCACTGGTAATACTAATTATCACTATCACATGGTTTTATATTACATAGATGGTCTCCCTTTTAATATTCAGTGTGTCTGAACACGTGAAGGCATACAAAATGAGTGGTTGTAATAAGTGTGTCTGCTCCGCAGGTCTACGGGACGCTCGGTGGGATGATAACACGACAACCTTTTGCTATTGGTGGATCTGGCAGCACATATATATACGGCTATGTGGATTCTGTTTTTAAATCTGGTATGTCAAAGGAGCAGTGCGAGAAATTTGCTGCCCACGGTAAGTGTAAAGAATCAACAACAAGTAAAGATGTCTCCAAACATCAGAACATGCCTATAGATTAGAACATGCCTATGGATCACAACATGCTTATACACCGCTATACAACGCTGTCACCATGTGTTGATGCACTACAGAAAGGaaggtaaggcgtggtgcacccctatggggaataagtccagagagtcagagtccacagtaaaccagtgtgcttctttactggaggaattcaggtacaaaaaatacaggtgaggcatagggccggcttctccagtctcctccctggcagaagtaGGGTTTGATGTTgagaaaaggcctgagctagctgtccatatctctctcagaaggctggttaaaggctggaggcccacagtctgtagctcagtagtccaggTGGCTGCTTGGTCACAGAGCTTGTgatccatggtctgtggctcagcgtccccatctcagcgtcttcttctggtcactcatgcagactggcataAGTTCCTTTTTCCAAAcactgatccctaactgcagaacactaggggctctgacggctctgactgctctccttatatacagtttctagctgaactagacccttctagtggggagggtggagtggagaaactcagcacaaacagatacattgttacactttcTGTCTGTCattagacttacattagagctttaaTGATacccaatggcaatgacacagcagtttttccagacaaaaacaagtttccagacataataacatagctaaaaccagacattcaaaaggtcagtcagtctggtTTTGGtcgtaaacaagtctggctttttccctccaaaacatgatcTTCCCTAAGGcggctgtggaaaattaccagcttcattcaaagtcccaaaagtctctcagtattcagtaaccctttccacagatccacaaaaatgcAGTGCAAATCAACaggatatatacatataaaatgcagttaaacagtattaaacagtgcaagttaaccctttcaagtgaaataaagtaagaagtttataattttgcataggggaaataggtaaatgtccacaaatgtccagacttcaaagtatccctgctccagggcactacacttgTACATCAGAACATGCTTATACTTCATAACATGCTTATACATCAGAACATGCCTATGCATTACAACATGCTTATACATCAGAACATGCTTATATTTCAGAACATGCCTATACATCAGAACATGCTTATACTTCATGACATGCTTATACATCAGAACATGCTTATACTTCATAACATGCTTATACATCAGAACATGCCTATGCATTACAACATGCTTATACATCAGAACATGCTTATATTTCAGAACATGCCTATACATCAGAACATGCTTATACTTCATGACATGCTTATACATCATAACATGCTTATACTTCATAACATGCTTATACTTCATAACATGCTTATACTTCATAACATGCTTATACATCAGAACATGCTTATATTTCAGAACAGGTCTATACATCAGAACATGCTTATACATGTTCTAACCCCCTTTACCAGTCCATGACAAACCATTAGATCCATCTTCTCAATATTTCTCTTGCTCTTACTTTGATAACTATTTCCCACTGTCTTTTCTGCTTTCCCCACTTTCCTTGTCCTTGAATAAAACAATGACATTTGCCTTATTTTTCTCCGATATAATTTAAGAAGACTGAAGTGCTGGTGACACATGAGGATTCAGATTTGATCATTTGTGGTGGTATCTGTCGCTATGCTGCTGCCCAAATGTATAGAAATGTTGCTTAACAAGATGGCCACTTGTCCAAATAATTCATTTAAGAGTCTTAACTTTATTGCACAATCACAATAGAAAAACTATAGGCATATAtttttggcattctctttattTGGCTAAAGAAAGCAAACAAAATATTGCAATAAAATAAGTGTAAAAAGCAGCAAAAGAAACAGAAAAAGAGACCTGTCATTGCTGAGAGTGGATGGGAGAGACCAACTTACCATTCTATAATAGACGAAGAACATTCCgtagagaaatagaaaaaaagagaAGATAAAAATCTGgaacagagtaagggctcatgcacacaagcataAGTGCTCAGCGCCCGCAATATGTGGGCACGggaagacccattgacttgaatgggtccacgatctgccaGATACGACTGAAGATAGGACTTCACCTATCTTTTGGGGAGCAGAGGCATGCATTGAAAGCACACGGAAGAACTACAAATCGCTTCCATAGGCTTTCTGGTCTGTACCTCTGCTCcgcaaacaatagaacatgttctatctttgaccaTCTCTTGTGGATCGCGGACttattcaagtcaacgggtccgcaaatggCGTGCAcacagtcggtgcccgtgcattgtggcccgcagTATGGGCATAAAACGCTCGTCTGCATGACGAATGATTAGAATTGGTCTCCTTTGTCCAGTAGGGTATGGTCTTCAGCGAGGAACCCCCATCTATGATGCCTTAAAATAAGAAAGCCTCAAGCTACTTGGTTCATCAAGTTCATCAAGTTTCATCAGGCTGCTTATTAGTGAATGTTTAGCCTTTAACTATAGAAGACTTCCATTTTTATGACAATACGTGTCTGTATTCATAACTCACTGCTGTTTCTTCTCTTCACAGCGGTGTCTCTGGCAATAGGTAGAGATGGTTCTAGCGGAGGAGTGATATATCTTGTCACTGTCACAAAGGACGGGACAAAGGAGAACATTATCAGTGGCGACAGCATTCCTCGCTTCTACGACCTGTAATAATGTAATCACCAGATGTAAATAAATCTCACACTGCTGGAACGTTTTCTGTGGTCATCCGTGGATCATCAGCCATGGTCATGAGCTCAATGTATAGCAAAAAGCCTTGATCGAAACACAAGAGAGCAAAATCACATTTTTGAAAGACATTTCTTGGTCAAagatattaaaggagttttctcacTAACTGAGCTTATCTCCGATCCCTCAGATGTATCATGTATCATTGCTGAAATTAGGAAATTAGGCATGGGGACTAACAGTTAAAGGTGCGATCTGATTGGCTGCGATGGGCATCACGGCATCAGGCACATTTTGTTGCAAACAGAGAATGGCTTTCCAGCATCAATACAGCATGTGACCATCAATAAGAGTCacagtactttcacacaatttcatttcatttattaCGCAATTGTGTAACTACCGTAGAAAATGTCTTAATCACTGCATTTAAAATATATACATGggatccacctgaaaaaaaaaaagctgtaaagccatgtccactaggggtctcacgtCCACCTAACTTGCTGGCTGCtgtaacagagacacagaagatggctgagaggaagtgggggcatgtcaaagctagctgagatcctgagcctgatagaaCAACTGCTTCAACACTGCTTTTGAATATTATAGGAGTCTCCTATGTTTCTGTGATTAAGTGGGATTTATTCctttttatctgttctgtgagctccggagctgaaaacaaacatagtgggaagtcagggaaaggacatcacagcagtacagtgctggcagacttTTCCATAGAAGGGAGATGCTCCTTGCTTGTGAGAGACATGCATCTAGctatgcagctgaaacagggaataatgtgGCTGAAAAAGAAACATCAGGGAAGCCCAAACAgaactgttccttcacagttatgtttGTACAAAGAagtacagccattatgcaaacttggGTATGATTTAAAAGCATAACTATTatcatttatatataaataacagTAGAAGAGATCCAGGGCAGGTGTACGGAGAGACTTATTTTCAAACCAATGCTCCTTtggaaaaaatacaatacaaattaGCTCATGTCAGCCAGATCAGTGCCACCATTCCCTAAGCTGTATCTAAGGCATCTCCTTCAGTCAATCAGTGACCCTGATGAGAGAAAAtagccccaaaacagctgtctacagatgggtcACTCTTAATTTTGGAGGAATCCCTGGTTTGGCTGATGTGAGCTCTTGCATGGTAGGCTATATGAAGCTTTGTAATACAGGGGCAAAGTAGAAGTAGCAGTTACACCCAGGCCATGGTTCCTGATTTGAGTAGAGGCCACTCTACCATATAAGAAGACACCAATATTATAAATAGCACATAttattttggagagggctgttgcAGATCTTGCATTGGGGCCCAGAAGCTTCAAGTTACATGTCTGTTGTGATACATGTTACATCCTTCACAACTTCCACCAGCATGCAGTAAATATTCATGCCTGTAACATTTTGGCAAATGCTCATATACTATGGGATAATAAATGTACTGAGCTATGGGATGTAAGGTCACCAAAGTAAGGACAAACATCCCACCAGGAATAACCTGCCTACTCTACAGCATCTACAGAAGCCAAGCCAATTTGCGATATACGACTGACATATAGCAGGGATGTATGCAGTGGTTTAAATTTATTTCATGTAAATTTATTATACAAATTGTAAAACAGTTCTAACTTTGCTGGGGCAATCCTATAAACTGGGCCTAAAAGAGTGGGGGCCTATATAATTTTGCCAGTGCCAGCTGATTTTTGGAATTAATAAATGTTAATAGTTATGCTAGTGTATCCTCTCATGGCCCCACAGCACCTCCTACAAAGAAAAGAATCATCTATTGTTATggaagtgggtgtggaaccactgagtTAACCAACAAATGTGGctttgggctaatcctaagggtgttatccttgTGGTCCCCTGGTGTTCACCTGTTACCCCTATACAGAGATCTTGACTTTGCTGCAGGTAAACCACCAgtctgctacctcctggagttgTCTCTGTGTGGTTAACAGATGACCCATGGGTCCAGTTATTTGAGCACCTTGAAGGGACCAATGAATTGGGATGCCAGTTTGTACAAAGGTAATGCGAGTCTGATATTCTCTGTGGAAAGCCAAATCTTGTATCCTGGAGTGATTTGAGGTGGAGGCCGGTGTCTGCAATTAGCGGACATCTTCATGCGAGCAGAAGCCTGAAGTTATGATTTCTTTCCAGATCTGGGTGAAGTTAATGAAAAAAGTAccagatgaaaaaataaataaataactagaagattcacttgaatggttgtTGCAAGAACATTTTGTCCAGGGAAGTAAAGCAGCCCTATCATTGTGATGTGCAGAATTGAAGTGTTGCAGATAGTGGACCAGGATTTGAATTATATGTTCCATTGGACTGcggatgtgcagtaccccagaccaaTTATGCAATTATGTATAGTTATGCATTGTGTAATGTTATGTTTTTTATGGTTTTGGCTGTGCATTCCAGCAGAGGGGTCATGGTTGGCAAAGGTtgacaggaacagggctaaccaccctgttcctacccacttggtaggagtgggctggtcctacttcctgccaggaggggaagTTCCAGTTTAGAGAGAGGAGAGTAAGCACATGCTACAACTCCTGCTCCTGGGAACCAGAGGTTCTTCTtctgtgagaccaacactccagGTAGATCAGAAGGTCCTGCTTTCACAAAGCATCACTGAGAGAAACCAGCACAGTGATCAGCAAATTGCAGCTTAAAAGACACTGCTGCAAGATGAAGGACCACGACTCAGACACCCATCATCTAAACCACCACTAGGCCAGACAACATTCAAGTCTTAATCTTATAGTGGACACCTACtgtatatccacaagtgcctgctAGTGGTAACCTATATCCATCCTCAACTGGTGCCAGAATCTGCACTTTGTATTTGATATTGCTAGATGCATCACAAGTTTTATTTTACTTCTGTCCTGATTCTTCAAACTgcatttccactgcaccaatTCCCAGGGAGGAACGGCCTGAGGGAGCACACCATGACAAAACACCTCATCAGGGCTACTACCCTCGGATCCTTTGCACCGGGGTTTTGGCTTTCTGCTGGATGACGAGACAAAAAAGGAAACTCTCATCGGTCGCAGGTCCAAGTTCCCCAGGCCCTTTTCACCACTGGCGTAACACACCTAGCCAAGCCATTGGTTGCAGGAAGCCTGAAGTCTGTCCTGAAGATCAGCAGGGTCCATCTTCACTGCGAGGCCTTCTGGAGTCAACTGATGGGACTCTCTGCTATGGGCCGTTGCTGCAGCTGAAATTGAAGCCTCTCAACCCGGGGTTACCAGAActcccgtcacccaccacagtgacagctaCCAACGTGGTCAACATCAACCCAATGGTCAACATCATCCCTGGGCCATCGCAGACCCCCGTGTTGCCATGGAAGCTACCACTGGAGGAACAACAGCACACTGGAAAGAATGCTTGGCCTGGCTGTATCCTGAGGCCTGCTTGCCTCTACAAATGGAGCTTGAGATTCTCCACTTACAGACATCAGACGTTATTTCTGGATCTAGGGGGGCGCTTGTGTTTAGCAGTTGAGGAACACAACAACTTCAACACTGACTGTGGACACTGGAAGTCACCAGCGTTTCAGCTGTGCCGGCTGAACGAGTATTTCTGAGGAATCAGCATCTGAGGATCCACTGATTTACCTgggagaggagaaggaagaattCTTCTCCCTGATTTGAGGATAACAAGCAAGTGGCCATGGGTTCCGACCCAGCCTGAAGCTTCTTCTAACCAACCAGAAGATAGAGGAGACCTAAGAGAACCACGAGAGTGAGCAAATTGGGACTGGCCCCTGTTTGTGTATGTTTTGCCTTGTTTGGGCCCTTCATAGCTATCCTTCTGCCTGAGAAATGGGGGATGTAATGTTTTAGTATTGTAACCAAGGAGAGAATCTGACCCACTAAAGCTCCTGAGTGGTGGCATGCCCGGAATCTGTGTTTGTGGGACCTTTGGTAGGTTCTCAGGCCCACTAGAAATTTCTACCCTGCAGTGGCTGAGCCCAGCAGCAATGGCAGTAATTTGGATAGAATTAGATAAGCCACATATCTGATTCCATCAAGGACCGCCCCTCAGGACACTTGCCATTTCATATCACCCTAGTAGCCATTCTTATTAGCttaggccagtggtggcgaacctatggcacgggtgccagaggcggcattcagagccctctctgtgggctcccgcaccctggaaaaagtctaaggcctctttcacacgggcattgcgggaaaaggtgctggtgcgttgcgggaacatgcgcgattttacagcgcgagtgcaaaacattgcaatgcgttttgcacgcgcgtgagaaaaatcggcatgtttggtacccaaacctgaacttcttcacagaagttcgggcttaggatcggtgttctgtagattatattattttcccttataacatg from Bufo gargarizans isolate SCDJY-AF-19 chromosome 9, ASM1485885v1, whole genome shotgun sequence harbors:
- the PSMB9 gene encoding proteasome subunit beta type-9 isoform X2, whose product is MSSIGSPYSSSYEVSTGTTIIAVEFDGGVVIGSDSRVSAGEAVVNRVFNKLAPVYDKIYCALSGSAADAQAVADLVHYYMEVHSVEMGAPPLVLAAANLVKGISYKYKEEMVAHLIVAGWDQKNGGQVYGTLGGMITRQPFAIGGSGSTYIYGYVDSVFKSAVSLAIGRDGSSGGVIYLVTVTKDGTKENIISGDSIPRFYDL
- the PSMB9 gene encoding proteasome subunit beta type-9 isoform X1, giving the protein MSSIGSPYSSSYEVSTGTTIIAVEFDGGVVIGSDSRVSAGEAVVNRVFNKLAPVYDKIYCALSGSAADAQAVADLVHYYMEVHSVEMGAPPLVLAAANLVKGISYKYKEEMVAHLIVAGWDQKNGGQVYGTLGGMITRQPFAIGGSGSTYIYGYVDSVFKSGMSKEQCEKFAAHAVSLAIGRDGSSGGVIYLVTVTKDGTKENIISGDSIPRFYDL